A single genomic interval of Helianthus annuus cultivar XRQ/B chromosome 6, HanXRQr2.0-SUNRISE, whole genome shotgun sequence harbors:
- the LOC110863939 gene encoding transcription factor MYBC1 — MRDNPSNWFSTWEQQLPKQEELIPISQTLITPKLANFFNIHNPHNHTQPHPQPNPTPPQPISVEVDSSDPARTRRRPRIVWTPQLHKRFVDAVAYLGFNNAVPKTVMQLMNIDGLTRENVASHLQKYRLYIKRMESGNVDPVNDQLFASSPVPPVLLQQSRPSSDNCFPRQHHVPSSMESAKTANGQGSLTLFQTGDY; from the coding sequence ATGAGAGATAATCCATCGAACTGGTTTTCAACATGGGAACAACAACTCCCAAAGCAAGAAGAACTTATACCCATATCACAAACCCTAATCACACCCAAACTCGCCAACTTTTTCAATATCCACAACCCACATAACCACACCCAACCCCACCCACAACCGAACCCAACCCCACCACAACCCATTTCAGTAGAAGTTGATTCATCTGATCCAGCTCGAACCCGCAGACGTCCTCGAATAGTCTGGACTCCACAACTCCACAAGCGGTTCGTGGATGCTGTTGCTTACTTGGGGTTCAACAACGCAGTACCTAAAACTGTAATGCAGCTCATGAATATTGACGGGTTGACCCGTGAGAACGTTGCAAGTCATCTTCAGAAGTACAGGCTTTATATAAAACGTATGGAGTCCGGTAATGTTGATCCGGTAAATGATCAGTTGTTCGCCAGTTCTCCGGTGCCACCGGTTTTACTACAACAGTCTCGTCCCAGTTCCGACAATTGTTTTCCACGTCAGCATCATGTTCCTAGCTCTATGGAATCTGCAAAGACTGCAAATGGGCAAGGATCTCTGACTTTGTTTCAGACAGGGGATTATTGA